TAAGCAGGTAGGTGTCGAAGAGGAACGCGACCAGCCCCGCGACCAGCGCCAGCGCGAGCGGCGCGGTGAAGCCGTCCCTGCGGGTCCTGACGGCGAGCCAGCCGAGGGCGGCGACCATCACACCCGCCAGCAGCGCACCCACCAAGCCCAGTTCGACGACCACCGCCAGCAACGTCGAGTGCGGGCTGAGCAGCACCTGGCCCGCCGGGGTCGGCACCATCCGCTCCCCCGGCGCGGCCACCAGCCCGCTGTCGATGGCGAACCAGGGCCACACCTGCCCGGACCCAGCGCCGAAGACGACCGTCTGCCAGTCCCGCGTCCACCAGCTCAGCGCAGAGATCAGGTTCTGCTCCCGCAGCGGATCGGACAGCGAGACCAGCCGCCGCAGCGACGGGACCAGAACGACGACCGCCACCCCAGCACCGGCCAGCGCCAGCCACGGCCACAACCGCCCCGGGCGGCCCTGCCTGCCGCGGGCTCCGGTCAGCAGGCTCCGTCCGACGAGCAGCACCACCCAGGCAGCGAGCGCCAGCATCCCGCCTCGCGACCCCGTCGCCAGGATCCCTGCGACTCCCAGCACCGCCAGGGCCAGGCCCGGCCACGCCGGCCAGGACAGCGACACCGCGCGGGACGGCTCCGCCATCTCCTCCCGAGACCGCAGATACCAGCCCAGGCCGACGGCGGCGACCAGAAGGAACACCAGGTGGATCGTCGCCGACCCGCCGAGCGCGGTGGCGAGCCGCACGGAACGATGCACCGGCGCCTGGCGCGGCCACGCGACAAGACCCGCCCCGAGCAGCGCAGCCGCCGACCAGGTCAGCACCACGGGAAGACGCCGCCTATCCGCGGCCAGCGCCAGTCCGAGGCCCGCCGCCATCGCGGCAAGAGCCGTCACCAGGGGCACGACCAGATAGGTCTTGGGGACGGTCGTGAACAAGGAGGTCTCGACCACGGGGCTGGCATGCCACGCGATGGTCGCCAGGGCGTATGCGACCAGGGCGGCGAAGGCCCCGGCCAGCACCTGCACGCACCTATCCATCGTGCGGATCCGCACCCACGCCCAGGGCGCGGCGATCAGCGCCAGCAGCCCAAACAGCGGCAGCTCAAGCGTCATCGTCACACCCCCGACGGTGATGGGACGCCGCAGCCACACGAGCTGCATGCCGGCCGCGAGGGGCACCAGCAGCCATGAGAGCCGGTTCCCCCACCGGGAGAACCGGTCGTCGTCCGTGTCGCGCAGCGTCATCTCACCGGGTGTCCTCCAGCCCCGGGTGCGGCGTCTCGCCTCGTTCACCTCGCTCACAGTACGACCGGCACCGTTTCACCTGGCCGCTTTGACGCAGCATCCATCCCGGAACCGCGCCCTTTGGCTAACTTCCGCCACATAAGACTGGTTGTCATCCAGCCGGCACCAGGTCTTTTTCGCCCTCATCCGACCGCTCAACCAGGGTGCGGCGAACCACCCGGAGCCGTTCTGGCACCTCCGGCCTGCCGTCCTTGGCCCACTTCGGGACGGGACGGGCGATCTTGCGGTAGGCGCAGTAGAAGGCGAGCAGCGTCGCCACCTGGGTCCAGGCGATGGGAGAGTCCAGGAAGGTGCTGTCCCCGAAGGAGAGCACCGGGAGGGTGATGGCGGTGATGGCGATTCCCTGCCGGATGATCCGGTCGGCGGGATCCTCGCGGCTCTTCCCGATGCCACGCATGCTGCGCCAGGTCAGCGCCACCAGCGCCGCCCCCACCATCGCGGTGATGAGGAATCCGTACTGGCTGAGGATCTCGAAGACGCCGCTGTGCGGGTTGACGGCCTCGGACGTCGTGTACGGCACCTGCCTGCTTTGTATCGTCTTCTCGAACATGCCGGAGCCGATCCCGGCCCCGTAGGTCGACAGGAACATCCAGATGGCGTTGAGGTAGAGCCTCAGCCGTTCGGATCCCGAGCCCTCGAACGACTCCAGGATCCGGCTCATGACCGCCGGGGAGCAGATCAGCACCATGGCCACCGCGACGGCGAACGCCACCGTGACCGCTGTCAGCTGCCGCAGGTAGGGGCGCACAACCTCACGGGTCGCCACCATCCACAACAGGAACACCAGCGACACCGCCAGCGCCAGCCGGCCGTTGGTCGGATAGATGATGACCGGGCTGATCGCACAGCAGGTGAGCATCACGTTGCGCAGCCGCCGCTCCTCCAGCGCCGAGGACATCACGAAGATGGCCATCGACGCGCACAGGAAGTAGGCGAACGGGTTGGGGTTGACGAAGTAGGAAGCGACGTCGTCGGAGGAGGCCCGCACCCAGTCGGGCGAGCTGGACAGGTAGTTGGGCAGGTGATTGCCGCTGGCGATCTCGTAGATGGCCGGTATCACCGCAACAAACCACGCGAACAGCCAGGCCCGGCCGAGGAGCCGCAGCCGCTCGCGGGTCCAGGGGTAGAGGACGAAGGCCAGCAGGCTGGCCAGGCTGAGGGCGATCGAGAACAGGCGTTTCAGCGCGTCCATATCGTGGAGTGTCACCAGGCCCCACACCAGCCAGCAGACGATCAGGATCACGATCCACAGCGACACCCGGCTCAGGCGCGGCGCGACCGCGATCGTCGCGACCACCAGGACAGCGGCCAGCGGACGGGCGGCCGCGAGTCCAAACACCGAGACGACCGACCCGAGGGAGGCCACCACCGGCATCAGGAACAGCAGGAACGAGGTGAACCCCAGCAGGCTCCCCGTGGATCGTGACGCGTTGGATCGTGGCGCGGCGGTGCTGCTTCTCACCCGTCGTGCTCCGCGAGGTCGCTGACGTACTGGACGAAGTCCGGGTAGTTCTGGTCGGCGTTGTAGGAGCTCAGCGCGTGCTCCCGGACCTGCTGCCGGAAGGCGGGGTCCTTGGCGCGCTCGTGGTAGGCCAGCACCCGGTCGGCCAGGTCCTGCGGGGTGAGGTCTGCGGGGAGCAGCAGCTCGGGCAGCACCACCTCGCGGATCGCGCCGACGTCGGGGGCAACCGTCGGCACCCCGCGCACCATAGCCTCCATGATCGAGACCGGCACCCCCTCCTTGGAGCTGGAGTTCAGGAACAGGTCGACCTGGCTGTCGGCGTACAGCTGCATCAGGTCGGGGTTACTGATGTGCCCCAGCATCTCGCAGGTCAGGTTGGTCACATCCCCCAGCCCGTTGACCAGCGCGTGGATCTCGTCGCGCATTGGCCCGTCGCCCGCGTGCCGCCACACGACCTGCACATCCGGCAGCGCCTGCGCGATCAGCCGGATCGCGGCGACCATGATGTGAAGCTGCTTCAGCTTGCTCAGGGTACTGACCGACATGAGCTGCAGGGTGCCGGGGCCGGAGGGCTCGCACATCGGCCCGTCCGTGACGCCCAGGCGGCACACCTTCACCTGCTCGGGCCTGAATCCGTAGTTCTGCGCGTAGTCGGCGGCGTGCTGGGAGATCACGGCCAGGGTGTGGATGCCGGGGACGAACTGCCGCACCAGGGCCGTGTATCCCTCCGGGCGGGCGTCCTGGTAGTACTCGCTGTTGTGCGCCCTGGAGATGACCCTCCTGACGATGCCCTCCCGCTGCGCGAGGACCGCCGCGCAGGTGCCGACGGAGAACCAGTAGGTGTAGACGACGTCGATCGGCCGCCTGAGGCTGGCAGCTATCCGCCTGAGGTGCTGCAGCTCCATCTGCACCCGCACCACGGACAGGAAAGCGTGCTTCAGCTTGTAGGCGCTGACCTGCCTGGTGCTGAACAGGTACTTCAGCTCACGCCAGAGGACCGGGGAGAAGAGGGCGCGCAGCGAGTTCCTCAGCTGCGCGGAGCGGCGGTGCCAGTCATGCAGCAGTCCGGTGTCGACCTCCACCTCGGGAGGGGTCGGGCGCTTGCCGCGGCCCATGTGATTCTCGGGCAGGAAGATCACCCGGCCCTTGAACTCGGCCCAGTACGGGACCTCGGTCTCGATGAACTGCTCACCGCTGCCATACGGGAAACCCGACGTGATCCACACTACGCTGGGCTGCACCGGCATGCTGTCCTCCTAAAACTGGGCAGGCTCAGTCTACGCAGAGTTGCCGCTAAGCTGTTGGAATCGTCACACGTGGAAGGGTCCTTCTTGATGTCAGTGCGATCGTATCTCAGGCTGGTATCCCGCTATTGGCTGGGCGCACTGCTGATAGGTGTCCTGGCGGGTGTCCTGGGTGGCCTCGTCGTCCAGTTCATGAACAAGCCGGAGTACACGGCGTCGGCCACCATCGCGATGCACGTCGAGGAGGACGGGGCGTCGCAGGGCACCGTGCGTCCCAACATCGACCAGCTGGCCGCGTCGGCCCCCGCGCTGCTGACCTCGCCCAGGGTGCTGATCCCAGCGGGCAACTCCGTGAACCCGGCCATGTCAGCCGACCAGCTGCAGAAGGTCCTGAACGTCAAGACCCCGTCGCAGTCGCTGGTGTTCACGGCGTCGCTGAGCGGCCCGGAAGAGCGCGTCACCACCGTGATGAACAAGATCGCACAGGAGTTCCAGGACGCCGTCGCGGCCGGTGAGCTGCCCTCCTACGCCGGGGTGAAGCTGACGGTCGGCTCCGTCGACGTCCGCACGGAGAAGAGCGCCGCCTCCACCATCGGCCAGCTGAGCGGGATCATGGTCGGGGCCGGGGTCGGCCTGCTGGTCGCTTTCCTGTACCTGTTTCTGCGCGTGTTCCTCGACGACCGCGTCCGCAACGCCGAGGACCTGCAGGAGCTCACCGACGACGCGGTGCTGACCGCCGCCAGTCCGGCCGACGTGGTGCAGGTGCTCAGCCAGGGCCTGCCCTACCTGTCCGCCGGGCCTGGGGAGAACGTGATAGCGGTCAGCGGGATCGCCTCCGGGGCGACCTCCCTGGTCAAGGACCTGGCCGCCGCCACCGCGAAGAGCGGCGCCAGCGTCGCCCTGGTCGACCTGGACCTGGCCGCCCATCCCCTCGGCGACTCCCACCCGGGCCTCGCGGACGTGGTCAGCCAGCGCGCATCCCTGGCGGACGTCGTCACCAGCACTGACGGGGTCGATGTCATCACTGCGGGCGGCCCGGTGCCCAACGCCAGCGAATTCCTGACCCGCAGCGGCTTCGCCGAGGCGCTGCGGGAACTCGGCTCCGGCCACGACTGGGTGCTGGTCAACACCGGCGCCCTGACGGCCTCCAGCGCCGGCGTCTTGGGCGCGAAGCTGGCCGACACCGCCCTGGTGGTCGTGCAGCAGGGCACCAGCTCCCGCCGGAACGTGACACAGGCCCTCAACCTCGTCGAGGCCACCGGCGTGAAGGTCGCGGGCCTGGTCCTCGCCTGACCCGCGACAGTCGCGGCTGAGCCGCCACCTGAGTTCAGGACCTGGTGGCGGCGATGATGCGTCGCATCGGATGGATCGCCAGCGCCAGCCAGACGCCCGCGAAGACCGCCGCCACCACGACGTCGAGCCAGTAGGAGGGCGACAGCGTCTGGGTGAGCCACGACGCCACCCCGATGAACGCAGCGCTGCCCAGCAGGAAAACCGCCAGGCGGCTCCAGCGCTGCCCGGTCAGCCGCCACGCGACCACCATCAGGCTGACGGCGGTCAGGACGAGCCCGACCCCGTAGCCCAGCGCGACCGCAAAGAGCCCGAGGAAGGGCACCGCCGCCACCCACACGACGATGGCGGTGAGCAACCCGGCCTGGGACAGCAGCATCGAGTACCAGACGTACTTGTGCTCGCCGCTGGTGATCGCGCTCACCGACGGGGTGGCGACGTTGTTCAGCAGCAGGGCAATGCAGAACACCGGCATCAGGGTGGCGGCCTCCGCGTAGCCCGCGTGGCCGCGCCCCAGCTCGTAGACCACGTAGATCAGTGGGCGCGCCGCGATGGCCAGGGCCCCGAAGACCGGGACGAGCAGCGCCACGAAACCGCGGGTCATCAGGTCGGTGTGGGAGCGCAGCTTTTCCCTGTCCCCAGCGCCGTGCGCCTCCGCGAGGGCGGGATAGAGCACCGAGGTCAGGGCACCGGTGATCATCGTCATGGGAGTGACCAGCTGCGCGGCGGCGCCGTAGATGCCCGAGGCCCCCTCCTGCGGCAGGATCCCGGTGATGATCTGGGACAGACTGAGCACGCCGGAACTGGCGATGGAGCCAGCGGCGGTGAAGGTGACGAACTTGTCGATCTCGCTGCGCAGCGCCTTCTCCGGGCGTCCGTGCGCGGTCCAGGGCCAGCACAGCAGCGAGTAGACGCCGAGCGCGAGGCTGAGGGGCAGTGTCAGCAGGAGATTGTGGACACCGAGCAGCAGCAACAGACCCGTGCCCACGATCCCGATGAGGCTGGCGATGAGGTCCACCCGGGTGCCGCGGGCGACCTGGCCCGCACCGAAGTGCACGCCGCGCGCGTAGCTGGAGGTGCAGACGGTGATCAGGATCGCACTGACGCACAGCCCCTCCCACCAAGCGCCGCCGTAGAGGAGCATCCAGAGCACCGGGGCGGCGACCGCGAGAAGGGAAGTGACCTGCAGGACCCGGACGGAAAGATGGCGGGCGACCGCGTGGACCTCGGCATCGTCCTGCTTACCGCGGGCCCGGGCAATGAACTTGGACGCGGCCGGCTGGGCGCTAGAGGGCCAGAAGGTATGGAGCAGGAAGGCCAGGGCGGTCGCATTGCTCACGACCCCGTAGACGATCCGGCCGGCAAAGCTCGCGACCAGCCAGTTGGAGATGGACCGGGTGCCGCCCTGCAGGCCGACCGAGATGATCGAGAGGACGCCCTTCTTGGCGCCTGAGGTGCTGGCCGGGGAGTTGAGCTGCACAGGGGTGAACTTCATGCTCTGTCCCCTCGACTGTCCGAAATCACCGGTTCAGGCTACTCCCCGCGGCTGACCAGTGTCGTGTGGCGGGAGGTCGCCTCGGCTGATCGCGAGCGGACGCGTGGGGGTGCACGCGTGTAGGCTCCCCTCCATGGCTTTCCTCCCGTTCGCGCGCCCTGACATCACCGAGGCCGAGATCGAGGCCGTCGTCGGCGCGATGCGTTCCGGCTGGCTGACGACCGGCCCGAACGCCGCCGCTTTTGAGAAGGAGTTCGTCGAGTTCCTGGGCGCCGACGCGCACGCCGTCGCGATCAACTCCGCGACCGCGGGCCTGCACCTGGCCTTCGAGGCCATCGGGGTGCGGCCCGGCACCGAGGTGCTCGTCCCGACCTGGACGTTCACCGCCACCGCCGAGGCGGTGCGCTACCTCGGCGGCGACCCGGTCCTGGTCGACGTCGATCCCGCGACCCTGTGCATCGACCTGGAGGACGCCGAGCGCAAGGTCACCGACCGCACCATCGCCATCGCACCGGTGCACTTCTCCGGGCTCGCGGTGCCGGACGGCGCGCTGACCGGGTTCGCGCAGCGGCACGGCCTGCAGGTGGTCGAAGACGCCGCCCACTCGTTCCCGACTCTGAACGAGGGCCGGCTGGTCGGCACCCACGGCCACGCCGCGACGGTTTACAGCTTCTACGCCACCAAGACCATGACCACCGGCGAGGGCGGCATGGTCGTCACCCCCGACGCCGACCTGGCGTCCCGGATGCGCACCATGCGCCTCCACGGCATCAACCGCGACGTCTTCGACCGGTACTCGTCCACGAAGCCGGGCTGGCACTACGACGTCGTCGCCCCGGGCTACAAGTACAACCTGACCGACACCGCCGCCGCGATGGGACGCGTCCAGTTGCAGCGCGCCCGCGAGATGGCGGACCGCCGCGCCGCGATCGCCGCCGAGTTCGACCGCGCCTTCGCGGACCTCCCAGTCACGCTCCCGGCCCACGCACCTGAGGGCTCCAGTCACGCCTGGCACCTCTACGTGCTGCGCCTGGACCCCGGCGCCCCCGTCGCCCGTGACCGGTTCATCGAGCTGATGGCCGAACGTGAGGTCGGCACGTCGGTGCACTTCATCCCGTTGCACCTGCAGCCCTACTGGCGCGACAGCTACCAGCACTGGCCCGAGGACTTCCCCGTCGCCACCGCCGAGTTCGCCAAGGCCGTCAGCCTGCCGGCCTTCTCCGCCATGACGGACGATGACGTCGCGCAGGTGACCTCGGCGGTCCGCTCGATCCTGGCCTGACCATGGTCGCGAAACGCTTGTTCGACCTGGTCAGTTCCGTCATCGGCCTCGTGGTGCTGTCGCCGGTGCTGGTGGTGGTGAGCCTGCTCGTGTGGCTGGGCGACCGCGGCCCCGTCTTCTTCCGCCAGGAGCGCGTGAGCCGCGGAGGGCGGATCTTCCGGATCCACAAGTTCCGGACCATGCGGGTGGCGAACACCGGCTCCCAGGTGACCAGCGCCGACGACGACCGCATCACCCCCCTCGGGAAGGTGCTGCGCAAAACGAAGCTCGACGAGCTGCCGCAGCTCATTGACGTGGCCCTGGGCGACATGTCCCTGGTCGGGCCACGCCCCGAGGTGCCGCGGTATGTCGCGATGTGGGGGGATGAGGCCCGCGCGGAGATCCTCAGCGTGCGGCCTGGGATCACGGACCCGGCGGCCATCGCCTACCGGAACGAGCAGGACGAGCTGGCGGCCGCCGAGGACCCCGAGGCCCACTACACGCAGGTGATCCTGCCGCGGAAGGTCGCCATGTACCGCGACTACGTCCGGAATCGCAGCTTCACCGGCGACATCAAAGTGATCTTGGGCACCCTCGCCGCCGTCTTCCGCAGCTGAGACTGCCCAGAGAGCCGCTGACAGATATCGTCAAGGGCATTCGACCAGCGTTGAGCGCACCTCCTACAATTGCCGGTGGTTTACCGGAGCCGCTTCCCTACCCAGGAGTCATCTTGGATATCCTCGCAGCTGTGTCCGCTCATGCGGCGACGACGGGTGGTACCGTCGTCCACCGCTGGCGTGATGAAGAACTCACCTTCGCCGAGCTGGAGTCCCGCTCCACCGAGCTGGCCAAGACAATCACGGTGGCCTTCCCAGGCGGCTCCCCTGTCGTCGTGCACGGTCACAAGCATCCCCTCATGCTGGTGGCCTTCCTGGCGTGTGTGAAGTCCGGGCATCCCTACGTCCCCGTCGACAGCTCCACGCCCGCCTCCCGGCTGGCTGCGATAGTGGAGAGCTCGGGTGCCGGGCTGCTGCTGGCCGTCGACCCGGTCGACCTGCCGGGCATCGAGGTGTGGGACCGCGAGCAGCTCGCCTCCCCGGCGGCAGGCGGCGACGTCCAGCTCCAGCCGGTCGGGGACGACGACCCCTACTACATCATCTACACCTCCGGCAGCACCGGGCAGCCGAAGGGCGTCCAGATCAGCCGGGCCTCCGTGTCGGCCTTCGTCGACTGGGCGCTGACCCTGATCGGCCCCGCTCCCGCCGGGGGGCATGTGCTGCTGAACCAGGCGCCCTTCTCCTTCGACCTGTCCGTCTACGAGCTAATGATGTCGCAGGCGGCGGGGGCGACGATGTTCAGCATCGACCGCGACCACATCGCCCGGTTCCGCGACCTGTACGAGGAGATCAGCCACTCCGGCGCCACCGTGTGGGTCTCCACCCCGTCGTTCGCGGATCTGTGCCTGGCATCCGAGACCTTCACCGCCGACCTGCTCCCGCAGCTGCGCACCTTCCTGTTCTGCGGCGAGGCGCTGAGCAACGAGACGGCCCGCGAGCTGCGGCGACGGTTCCCGCAAGCCCAGGTGGTCAACACCTACGGACCGACAGAGTCGACGGTGGCGGTGACGTCGGTGGTGTGCGACGAGGAGCTGCTCGACGCCTTCCCGGTGCTGCCGGTCGGCAGCGTGAAGCCGGGCACCACGATCCAGATCTGGCGTCCCGACGGCACCCTGGCCGACGAGGGTGAGGCCGGGGAGATCGTGATCGCGGGCGACACCGTCAGCCTCGGCTACTTCGGCCAGCCCGGACTGACCGCCGAACGCTTCACGACAGTGGACGGCCAGCGCGCCTACCGCACCGGCGACGCTGGTTTCCTGCGTGAGAGGATGCTGCACTTCGCGGGCCGGATCGATTTCCAGGTGAAGCTGCACGGCTACCGCATCGAG
The sequence above is drawn from the Arachnia rubra genome and encodes:
- a CDS encoding glycosyltransferase; protein product: MPVQPSVVWITSGFPYGSGEQFIETEVPYWAEFKGRVIFLPENHMGRGKRPTPPEVEVDTGLLHDWHRRSAQLRNSLRALFSPVLWRELKYLFSTRQVSAYKLKHAFLSVVRVQMELQHLRRIAASLRRPIDVVYTYWFSVGTCAAVLAQREGIVRRVISRAHNSEYYQDARPEGYTALVRQFVPGIHTLAVISQHAADYAQNYGFRPEQVKVCRLGVTDGPMCEPSGPGTLQLMSVSTLSKLKQLHIMVAAIRLIAQALPDVQVVWRHAGDGPMRDEIHALVNGLGDVTNLTCEMLGHISNPDLMQLYADSQVDLFLNSSSKEGVPVSIMEAMVRGVPTVAPDVGAIREVVLPELLLPADLTPQDLADRVLAYHERAKDPAFRQQVREHALSSYNADQNYPDFVQYVSDLAEHDG
- a CDS encoding O-antigen ligase family protein codes for the protein MSEVNEARRRTRGWRTPGEMTLRDTDDDRFSRWGNRLSWLLVPLAAGMQLVWLRRPITVGGVTMTLELPLFGLLALIAAPWAWVRIRTMDRCVQVLAGAFAALVAYALATIAWHASPVVETSLFTTVPKTYLVVPLVTALAAMAAGLGLALAADRRRLPVVLTWSAAALLGAGLVAWPRQAPVHRSVRLATALGGSATIHLVFLLVAAVGLGWYLRSREEMAEPSRAVSLSWPAWPGLALAVLGVAGILATGSRGGMLALAAWVVLLVGRSLLTGARGRQGRPGRLWPWLALAGAGVAVVVLVPSLRRLVSLSDPLREQNLISALSWWTRDWQTVVFGAGSGQVWPWFAIDSGLVAAPGERMVPTPAGQVLLSPHSTLLAVVVELGLVGALLAGVMVAALGWLAVRTRRDGFTAPLALALVAGLVAFLFDTYLLKEPGNAFWWWLAAGAVAVCSLPDRQAASSSTANPR
- a CDS encoding DegT/DnrJ/EryC1/StrS family aminotransferase, with product MAFLPFARPDITEAEIEAVVGAMRSGWLTTGPNAAAFEKEFVEFLGADAHAVAINSATAGLHLAFEAIGVRPGTEVLVPTWTFTATAEAVRYLGGDPVLVDVDPATLCIDLEDAERKVTDRTIAIAPVHFSGLAVPDGALTGFAQRHGLQVVEDAAHSFPTLNEGRLVGTHGHAATVYSFYATKTMTTGEGGMVVTPDADLASRMRTMRLHGINRDVFDRYSSTKPGWHYDVVAPGYKYNLTDTAAAMGRVQLQRAREMADRRAAIAAEFDRAFADLPVTLPAHAPEGSSHAWHLYVLRLDPGAPVARDRFIELMAEREVGTSVHFIPLHLQPYWRDSYQHWPEDFPVATAEFAKAVSLPAFSAMTDDDVAQVTSAVRSILA
- a CDS encoding lipopolysaccharide biosynthesis protein, translated to MKFTPVQLNSPASTSGAKKGVLSIISVGLQGGTRSISNWLVASFAGRIVYGVVSNATALAFLLHTFWPSSAQPAASKFIARARGKQDDAEVHAVARHLSVRVLQVTSLLAVAAPVLWMLLYGGAWWEGLCVSAILITVCTSSYARGVHFGAGQVARGTRVDLIASLIGIVGTGLLLLLGVHNLLLTLPLSLALGVYSLLCWPWTAHGRPEKALRSEIDKFVTFTAAGSIASSGVLSLSQIITGILPQEGASGIYGAAAQLVTPMTMITGALTSVLYPALAEAHGAGDREKLRSHTDLMTRGFVALLVPVFGALAIAARPLIYVVYELGRGHAGYAEAATLMPVFCIALLLNNVATPSVSAITSGEHKYVWYSMLLSQAGLLTAIVVWVAAVPFLGLFAVALGYGVGLVLTAVSLMVVAWRLTGQRWSRLAVFLLGSAAFIGVASWLTQTLSPSYWLDVVVAAVFAGVWLALAIHPMRRIIAATRS
- the dltA gene encoding D-alanine--poly(phosphoribitol) ligase subunit DltA — protein: MDILAAVSAHAATTGGTVVHRWRDEELTFAELESRSTELAKTITVAFPGGSPVVVHGHKHPLMLVAFLACVKSGHPYVPVDSSTPASRLAAIVESSGAGLLLAVDPVDLPGIEVWDREQLASPAAGGDVQLQPVGDDDPYYIIYTSGSTGQPKGVQISRASVSAFVDWALTLIGPAPAGGHVLLNQAPFSFDLSVYELMMSQAAGATMFSIDRDHIARFRDLYEEISHSGATVWVSTPSFADLCLASETFTADLLPQLRTFLFCGEALSNETARELRRRFPQAQVVNTYGPTESTVAVTSVVCDEELLDAFPVLPVGSVKPGTTIQIWRPDGTLADEGEAGEIVIAGDTVSLGYFGQPGLTAERFTTVDGQRAYRTGDAGFLRERMLHFAGRIDFQVKLHGYRIEIEDIETNLRTLPEVQHAVVLPVSKEGGPITHLHAFVQLLEVPESPLRKTVALRKQLKELLPDYMIPKSFSYVEAIPLTTNGKADRAALKATL
- a CDS encoding Wzz/FepE/Etk N-terminal domain-containing protein, with product MSVRSYLRLVSRYWLGALLIGVLAGVLGGLVVQFMNKPEYTASATIAMHVEEDGASQGTVRPNIDQLAASAPALLTSPRVLIPAGNSVNPAMSADQLQKVLNVKTPSQSLVFTASLSGPEERVTTVMNKIAQEFQDAVAAGELPSYAGVKLTVGSVDVRTEKSAASTIGQLSGIMVGAGVGLLVAFLYLFLRVFLDDRVRNAEDLQELTDDAVLTAASPADVVQVLSQGLPYLSAGPGENVIAVSGIASGATSLVKDLAAATAKSGASVALVDLDLAAHPLGDSHPGLADVVSQRASLADVVTSTDGVDVITAGGPVPNASEFLTRSGFAEALRELGSGHDWVLVNTGALTASSAGVLGAKLADTALVVVQQGTSSRRNVTQALNLVEATGVKVAGLVLA
- a CDS encoding sugar transferase; translated protein: MVAKRLFDLVSSVIGLVVLSPVLVVVSLLVWLGDRGPVFFRQERVSRGGRIFRIHKFRTMRVANTGSQVTSADDDRITPLGKVLRKTKLDELPQLIDVALGDMSLVGPRPEVPRYVAMWGDEARAEILSVRPGITDPAAIAYRNEQDELAAAEDPEAHYTQVILPRKVAMYRDYVRNRSFTGDIKVILGTLAAVFRS
- a CDS encoding O-antigen ligase family protein codes for the protein MRSSTAAPRSNASRSTGSLLGFTSFLLFLMPVVASLGSVVSVFGLAAARPLAAVLVVATIAVAPRLSRVSLWIVILIVCWLVWGLVTLHDMDALKRLFSIALSLASLLAFVLYPWTRERLRLLGRAWLFAWFVAVIPAIYEIASGNHLPNYLSSSPDWVRASSDDVASYFVNPNPFAYFLCASMAIFVMSSALEERRLRNVMLTCCAISPVIIYPTNGRLALAVSLVFLLWMVATREVVRPYLRQLTAVTVAFAVAVAMVLICSPAVMSRILESFEGSGSERLRLYLNAIWMFLSTYGAGIGSGMFEKTIQSRQVPYTTSEAVNPHSGVFEILSQYGFLITAMVGAALVALTWRSMRGIGKSREDPADRIIRQGIAITAITLPVLSFGDSTFLDSPIAWTQVATLLAFYCAYRKIARPVPKWAKDGRPEVPERLRVVRRTLVERSDEGEKDLVPAG